A portion of the Macaca thibetana thibetana isolate TM-01 chromosome 9, ASM2454274v1, whole genome shotgun sequence genome contains these proteins:
- the LOC126962304 gene encoding 60S ribosomal protein L22-like gives MAPVKKLVAKGGEKKKQVLKFTLDCTHPVEDGIMDAANFEQFLRERIKVNGKAGNLGGGVVTIERSKSKITVTSEVTFSKRYLKYLTKKYLNNNHLCDWLRIVANSKESYELHDFQINQDEEGEEDED, from the coding sequence ATGGCTCCTGTGAAAAAGCTTGTGGCAAAGGGGGGCGAAAAAAAGAAGCAGGTTCTGAAGTTCACTCTTGATTGCACTCACCCTGTAGAAGATGGAATCATGGATGCTGCCAATTTTGAGCAGTTTTTGCGAGAAAGGATCAAAGTGAACGGAAAAGCTGGGAACCTTGGTGGAGGGGTGGTGACCATCGAAAGGAGCAAGAGCAAGATCACCGTGACATCTGAGGTGACCTTCTCCAAAAGGTATTTGAAATATCTcaccaaaaaatatttgaataataatcATCTATGTGACTGGTTGCGCATAGTTGCTAACAGTAAAGAGAGTTACGAATTACATGACTTCCAGATTAACCAGGACgaagaaggggaggaagatgAGGATTAA